From Rubripirellula reticaptiva, the proteins below share one genomic window:
- a CDS encoding TolC family protein, with protein MRCSRPIFDGMGSHTKRHRRNRRLLALALAAGSTASLPPVTLSEDPHRPILPEQRCLEIRSPGQLCQVCVPVTPRPATVLDNQFDFPTSYLTLNEAINITLANSEVVRVLGGVTASTSGRTIYDAAITNTTIDAQRATFDPNLRLNNVWNQTESPNAVFDPLDPANAIIGGTQNEGYGLDFGLSKRNMLGGTSSLGVNSNTNRITPGIVPLNPADRTTTELSYTQPFLQGAGRVVNQAPIVLARIDTERSYFQYKSAVQQSVQGVIEAYWSLVFAKTDLWARRQQVEQADFANTRTEARIAAGDANAGDLAQSQLALENFRASLLASEANVLQRQAALLNMLGLPPYEAQRTIPVTPMAEELIEVDWAAINELAQRERPDIIELKLILEADQQRLLLADNQARPQLNGVALYRWNGLEGIAPSGNRIQSGSGDFEDWSLGVNFSVPLGLRAERASLRQRQLLITRDRANLDQGLHQMQHSLALSLRNLEQFFAQYERFQAVRQAARINLERQLAQYNEGIVQFIVVLQAIVDWGNSVSAEAQALSQYNTEISRLELQTGTILQTHNVVFFEERFRSIGPMGRLGEEPCYPRSLPPTASVDRYEGGSQPSEEYFDLEDPVAKRDAGASNLPNPVDLDREVEFQKVDETDSDEMTDEEIDEVLRKRSATRTLGDRIRGLFRR; from the coding sequence ATGCGTTGCAGTCGTCCGATTTTTGACGGTATGGGAAGTCACACCAAACGTCACCGCCGGAACCGCCGATTGCTAGCACTTGCGTTAGCTGCTGGCTCTACCGCAAGCCTGCCGCCAGTGACGTTAAGCGAGGATCCGCATCGACCGATTCTGCCCGAGCAACGTTGTCTAGAAATTCGAAGCCCAGGACAATTGTGCCAAGTCTGCGTGCCAGTCACGCCCCGGCCCGCGACCGTTTTGGATAATCAATTTGATTTTCCCACGAGTTATCTGACGCTCAACGAAGCTATCAACATTACGCTTGCCAATTCAGAGGTCGTGCGTGTGCTTGGTGGGGTGACCGCGTCAACGAGCGGCCGAACGATCTATGACGCGGCGATTACGAATACGACCATTGACGCGCAGCGAGCGACGTTTGATCCCAATCTTCGACTGAACAATGTTTGGAATCAGACTGAAAGTCCGAACGCTGTTTTTGACCCACTTGATCCCGCAAACGCGATCATTGGTGGAACTCAAAATGAGGGCTACGGACTCGACTTTGGATTGTCTAAACGAAACATGCTGGGCGGAACCTCTAGTTTGGGCGTCAACAGCAACACGAATCGCATTACGCCAGGCATCGTGCCGTTAAACCCCGCGGACCGAACCACGACCGAACTCAGTTACACACAGCCGTTCTTGCAAGGTGCGGGACGCGTCGTCAATCAGGCTCCGATCGTGCTGGCCCGCATCGACACGGAACGATCATATTTTCAATACAAGAGTGCCGTTCAACAGTCGGTTCAAGGTGTCATCGAAGCCTACTGGTCCCTCGTGTTCGCGAAGACGGATCTCTGGGCGCGTCGTCAACAAGTCGAGCAGGCCGATTTTGCGAATACGCGAACCGAGGCTCGTATCGCAGCGGGTGATGCCAACGCAGGTGACCTTGCCCAGTCCCAATTGGCACTTGAAAACTTTCGCGCCAGCCTACTGGCTTCGGAAGCCAACGTGTTGCAGCGTCAAGCTGCGTTGCTGAACATGCTTGGTTTGCCGCCGTACGAAGCCCAACGCACGATTCCGGTCACGCCGATGGCGGAAGAACTGATCGAGGTCGACTGGGCGGCGATCAATGAACTGGCTCAGCGCGAACGGCCTGATATCATTGAGTTGAAGTTGATTTTAGAAGCAGACCAGCAGCGGTTGTTGTTAGCCGACAATCAAGCTCGCCCCCAACTCAACGGCGTCGCACTTTATCGCTGGAACGGTTTAGAGGGAATCGCGCCGTCGGGGAATCGAATTCAAAGTGGATCCGGTGATTTCGAAGACTGGTCACTAGGCGTGAATTTTTCAGTACCGCTGGGACTACGAGCCGAACGGGCATCGCTTCGACAACGTCAGTTGCTGATCACACGAGACCGCGCGAACTTAGACCAGGGGCTGCATCAAATGCAGCATTCGTTAGCACTGAGTTTGCGAAACTTGGAGCAATTCTTTGCTCAGTACGAACGCTTTCAAGCCGTCCGTCAAGCCGCGCGGATCAACCTGGAACGGCAACTGGCGCAGTACAACGAAGGCATCGTGCAATTCATCGTGGTGTTGCAAGCGATCGTTGACTGGGGAAACTCCGTTAGCGCCGAGGCTCAGGCTTTGTCGCAGTACAACACCGAAATTTCGCGACTCGAATTGCAAACCGGAACCATTCTGCAAACTCATAACGTTGTGTTCTTCGAAGAACGTTTTCGTTCAATCGGTCCGATGGGGCGACTCGGTGAAGAACCCTGTTACCCGCGTTCGCTTCCACCAACGGCGTCAGTGGATCGGTATGAAGGCGGCAGCCAACCGTCAGAAGAGTACTTTGATCTGGAAGATCCTGTTGCCAAGCGGGACGCTGGGGCATCAAATTTGCCAAATCCAGTTGATCTAGATAGAGAGGTCGAGTTCCAAAAGGTTGACGAGACTGATAGCGACGAGATGACGGATGAAGAAATCGACGAAGTCTTGCGAAAGCGAAGTGCGACGCGAACGTTGGGTGACCGAATCCGGGGCTTGTTCCGCCGCTAA
- a CDS encoding ABC transporter permease gives MSFFDTVRIALRALMKNKMRAVLTIIGVVIGIAAVTTIVSIGQGASKLVSGEFEALGTNVVLVFPGQTKRGGVRQSGAPTLTAADAEAIGRECPSVLAASAIVGTAGQIIYGNENWNPKEMQGVGADYLTVRNWTLDAGGFFSEGDISSNAKVCVIGQSLIPKLFRTVNPMDETIRVNNVPFRVIGILAKKGANMVGDDQDDIILMPHTTVRKRINGSPLDNVHLIMVSARSTDQMGKATKQIESLMNERHEVGPAKEADFSVQDTTEIAATLGMITGTLTLMLSAIAGISLLVGGVGIMNIMLVSVTERTREIGIRMAIGARGKDILRQFLIESVVLSCIGGAIGIAMGTAASMAATLLINAYKPGTEWPMVVSIPAALVAMGFAAAVGVFFGYYPALRASKLDPIDALRYE, from the coding sequence ATGTCCTTCTTCGATACCGTTCGAATCGCGCTGCGGGCGTTGATGAAGAATAAGATGCGAGCGGTGTTGACCATCATCGGTGTGGTGATCGGGATCGCCGCGGTGACCACGATCGTGTCGATTGGGCAAGGTGCCAGCAAGTTGGTCAGCGGCGAGTTCGAGGCGCTGGGCACGAACGTCGTGCTTGTCTTTCCGGGGCAAACAAAGCGTGGCGGTGTCCGACAGTCGGGCGCGCCGACGTTGACGGCTGCCGATGCGGAAGCGATTGGTAGGGAATGCCCATCCGTTTTGGCTGCGTCGGCGATTGTTGGTACGGCTGGCCAAATCATTTACGGCAACGAAAACTGGAACCCGAAAGAAATGCAGGGCGTCGGTGCCGACTATCTGACCGTTCGCAATTGGACCTTGGATGCGGGTGGCTTTTTTTCGGAAGGAGACATCAGTTCCAACGCAAAAGTGTGCGTGATTGGGCAGTCGTTGATTCCAAAACTGTTTCGTACCGTCAATCCGATGGACGAGACGATTCGCGTCAATAACGTTCCGTTTCGCGTGATTGGGATTTTGGCCAAGAAAGGCGCCAACATGGTTGGTGACGATCAAGACGACATCATTCTGATGCCCCATACGACGGTTCGCAAACGAATCAACGGATCGCCGCTCGACAACGTGCACCTGATCATGGTTTCTGCTCGCAGCACCGATCAAATGGGAAAGGCGACCAAACAGATTGAATCGCTGATGAATGAACGGCATGAGGTCGGCCCGGCGAAGGAGGCTGACTTCAGTGTCCAGGACACTACGGAGATCGCTGCAACGTTAGGAATGATCACCGGAACGTTGACGTTGATGTTGTCAGCAATCGCGGGTATTTCGTTGTTGGTAGGCGGCGTCGGCATCATGAACATCATGTTGGTCTCGGTGACTGAACGAACCCGCGAAATCGGTATCCGGATGGCAATCGGCGCTCGCGGTAAAGACATCTTGAGGCAATTCTTGATCGAGTCGGTGGTGCTATCTTGCATCGGCGGTGCGATTGGAATAGCGATGGGCACCGCCGCATCGATGGCGGCAACTCTGCTGATCAACGCCTACAAGCCAGGCACTGAGTGGCCGATGGTGGTATCAATTCCCGCGGCACTCGTTGCGATGGGATTCGCAGCGGCGGTCGGTGTTTTCTTCGGCTATTATCCGGCGCTGCGAGCCAGTAAGTTGGACCCGATAGACGCACTGAGGTACGAGTAG
- a CDS encoding efflux RND transporter periplasmic adaptor subunit, producing the protein MNRFIKLLIAVGLIGAAGAVGYQPGMKYLAKRNKISWETVKMESGDITRYVESTGTIQPVLSVSIGSFVSGPIVELNVDFNDEVKTGDVLARVDPRLFKANVDRDEATLATREADLERVEAQLQQSLNNYMRGNRLRESNEDFMSDREMDALTFEVKSLQAQRKLAKATILQSKASLETSRANLQYCQVTSPVDGVVINRLINPGQTLAAQFQTPELFVVAPDLREKVHVFASVDEADIGLIQKAKAEGRPVTFSVDAHPDEVFNGEIEQIRVSSVANQNVVTYPVVIAASNAELKLLPGMTASIFFEVDSTEDVQKIPNAALRFIPDDAKLVRKEDQHLIDGSTWKSKPQTDADEDDKLTATEKAAAAKKKNQRHVWMVEGELLKAVEITTGLIDYKFTELAAGELADGAALVVGKKE; encoded by the coding sequence ATGAATAGATTTATTAAACTGTTGATTGCTGTCGGTTTGATTGGGGCGGCCGGTGCGGTTGGCTATCAACCGGGGATGAAGTATCTCGCCAAACGCAATAAGATCAGTTGGGAAACCGTGAAAATGGAGTCCGGCGATATCACTCGCTATGTCGAGTCGACCGGAACGATTCAGCCAGTCTTGTCGGTTTCCATCGGCTCCTTTGTCTCCGGTCCCATCGTTGAATTGAACGTCGATTTTAACGACGAGGTCAAAACGGGCGACGTTCTCGCTCGTGTCGACCCGCGGTTATTCAAAGCCAACGTGGACCGCGACGAAGCCACGTTGGCGACTCGCGAAGCTGATCTCGAACGCGTCGAAGCTCAGTTGCAGCAGTCGCTCAACAATTACATGCGAGGCAATCGGCTTCGTGAATCGAATGAAGACTTTATGTCCGATCGCGAAATGGATGCGTTGACGTTTGAAGTGAAGTCGTTACAGGCCCAGCGGAAACTCGCCAAAGCGACCATCTTGCAATCAAAGGCATCGTTGGAAACGTCGCGAGCGAACCTGCAATACTGCCAGGTCACGTCGCCCGTCGATGGAGTCGTAATCAACCGACTGATCAACCCCGGTCAAACTTTGGCGGCTCAGTTCCAGACCCCAGAGCTGTTTGTTGTAGCGCCAGACCTGCGCGAGAAGGTTCACGTTTTTGCGTCGGTTGACGAAGCCGACATTGGCTTGATTCAAAAAGCGAAAGCCGAAGGGCGTCCGGTCACGTTCTCCGTCGATGCTCACCCCGACGAAGTTTTCAATGGTGAAATCGAACAGATTCGTGTCAGCAGTGTGGCCAACCAAAACGTCGTGACGTATCCGGTTGTGATCGCGGCCAGCAATGCGGAACTGAAACTATTGCCCGGGATGACCGCCAGCATCTTTTTCGAAGTTGATTCGACTGAAGACGTTCAAAAAATTCCTAACGCTGCACTGCGGTTTATCCCCGACGACGCGAAACTCGTGCGTAAGGAAGATCAGCACTTGATTGACGGTTCGACCTGGAAATCGAAGCCTCAAACGGACGCCGACGAGGATGATAAGTTGACGGCGACGGAAAAAGCGGCGGCTGCAAAGAAAAAGAATCAACGTCATGTCTGGATGGTGGAAGGTGAGTTGTTGAAAGCCGTTGAAATTACGACTGGCTTGATCGATTATAAGTTCACCGAATTGGCCGCGGGCGAACTTGCCGATGGCGCCGCATTGGTTGTCGGAAAAAAGGAATAG
- a CDS encoding ABC transporter permease produces the protein MRKLDRKLLRDLARMKGQAFAIGLVIAAGVATFVMSMCSYKSLDWSKEYFYREFRFADVFAETRRSPDAIVPRIAEISGVAAVETRLIYDVLLDVPEMKEPATARLISVPQSGESSLNRLYVSRGRMMEPDRTGEVVISEIFADAHGFVAGDSVRAIINGKSQVLKIVGMALSPEYVMQVQPGSILPDNKRFGIFWINERDLEAAFDMDGAFNSVALKLAYGNNREQVIDDLDRLLEPYGSVGGYGRDEQLSHQYLSDELTQLRGMAIMAPVIFLSVAAFLLNIVISRIIAQQREQIAALKAFGYTNMEVGMHYLTLVLVISLGGTTLGTLFGLWMALGMTKMYGEFYKFPVLKFQFDALAIGSSFLMTTAVAVFGTWFAVRQAIRLPPAEAMRPEPPPSYQPTLLERFLPRRLMPPELRMVVRNVSRKPIKASLSVIGIAMAVSVMVLGNFSIDAMDYMMDFQFRKAQRQDLTVTFVEPATASVIYEMSELDGVLHSETMRSIATKIHYQNRSRRIGIVGLEPNPQLYRLLDKRERVVKVPEFGIMLSTKLAELLVVELGDLVTIEVLEDKRPTVTVEVTALVEEYTGLNAYMNKSQMHKMLKESSVASGAFLKVDSNLIDEVFHELELRPGIAGVTIKNAMLDSFRDTIAENILVMRSFIIFFAAVIAIGVVYNSARISLSERSRDLATMRVVGFTKQEVSIVLLGEIMLFTLAAIPLGCLFGYGLAGVMAAGLDTDNYRIPLIISNSTYGLAALVIMVATFLSGMVVQRRINGLDLVGVLKTRE, from the coding sequence ATGCGAAAGCTTGATCGCAAACTGCTGCGCGACCTCGCCCGTATGAAAGGCCAAGCCTTCGCGATCGGGTTGGTGATCGCGGCGGGAGTGGCGACGTTTGTGATGTCGATGTGTTCGTACAAGTCACTGGACTGGAGCAAAGAGTATTTCTATCGCGAGTTTCGGTTTGCCGATGTGTTCGCCGAAACTCGCCGTTCGCCCGACGCGATTGTCCCACGTATTGCCGAGATATCGGGTGTTGCCGCCGTTGAAACTCGGTTGATCTATGACGTGCTGTTGGACGTCCCTGAAATGAAGGAGCCGGCGACGGCCCGGTTGATCTCGGTTCCCCAGTCCGGCGAAAGTTCGCTCAATCGCCTGTACGTTTCTCGCGGCCGGATGATGGAACCGGATCGGACTGGCGAAGTCGTGATCTCAGAAATCTTTGCCGACGCACACGGTTTCGTGGCCGGCGATTCCGTCAGGGCGATCATCAACGGCAAGAGCCAGGTGTTGAAGATTGTCGGCATGGCGTTATCGCCCGAATATGTGATGCAGGTTCAACCAGGCAGCATTCTGCCAGACAACAAACGGTTCGGAATCTTCTGGATCAACGAGCGTGATTTGGAAGCAGCGTTTGATATGGACGGCGCGTTCAATAGCGTCGCCTTGAAGCTTGCTTATGGAAACAATCGCGAACAAGTGATCGACGATCTGGACCGATTGCTAGAACCCTACGGCAGCGTCGGTGGATATGGTCGTGACGAGCAACTTTCGCATCAATACCTTTCTGACGAACTGACTCAGCTTCGCGGGATGGCGATCATGGCGCCCGTGATTTTTCTGTCCGTGGCCGCGTTTTTATTGAACATCGTAATCTCGCGTATCATTGCGCAACAACGTGAACAGATCGCGGCGCTCAAAGCGTTCGGGTACACGAATATGGAAGTCGGCATGCACTACTTGACACTGGTGCTGGTGATCTCGCTCGGGGGAACGACGCTGGGAACGCTTTTTGGTTTGTGGATGGCGTTAGGGATGACAAAAATGTACGGCGAGTTCTATAAGTTTCCGGTGCTGAAGTTTCAATTCGATGCGTTGGCGATCGGATCTAGTTTTCTAATGACGACCGCGGTTGCTGTCTTCGGAACTTGGTTTGCGGTTCGCCAAGCGATTCGGTTACCGCCCGCCGAGGCGATGCGTCCGGAGCCACCGCCGAGTTACCAGCCGACGTTGCTGGAACGTTTTCTTCCCCGCCGATTGATGCCGCCCGAGTTGCGGATGGTCGTTCGCAATGTCTCTCGCAAACCGATCAAGGCAAGCTTGTCTGTGATCGGGATCGCGATGGCTGTGTCGGTGATGGTGCTGGGCAACTTTTCGATCGACGCGATGGATTACATGATGGACTTTCAGTTCCGCAAGGCCCAGCGTCAGGATCTGACGGTCACATTTGTCGAACCAGCGACCGCCTCGGTAATTTATGAAATGAGCGAACTGGACGGTGTTCTGCACAGCGAGACGATGCGGTCGATTGCGACGAAGATCCACTACCAAAACCGTTCGCGGCGAATCGGCATCGTGGGATTGGAGCCAAACCCGCAGTTGTACCGCTTGTTGGACAAACGCGAGCGAGTGGTGAAAGTGCCCGAGTTCGGCATCATGCTCAGCACGAAACTGGCGGAACTATTGGTCGTCGAACTGGGTGACTTGGTCACGATCGAAGTGCTCGAGGACAAACGGCCAACCGTGACGGTCGAGGTCACCGCGCTGGTCGAAGAGTACACGGGACTAAACGCGTACATGAACAAGAGTCAAATGCACAAGATGTTGAAGGAATCCTCGGTCGCGTCGGGAGCCTTCTTGAAAGTCGATTCCAATTTGATTGACGAGGTCTTTCATGAATTGGAATTGCGTCCGGGGATCGCCGGCGTGACGATCAAAAACGCGATGCTAGACAGTTTCCGCGATACAATCGCCGAGAATATTTTAGTGATGCGTTCGTTCATCATTTTCTTTGCGGCGGTGATTGCGATTGGCGTGGTCTACAACAGCGCCAGGATTTCGTTGTCGGAACGAAGTCGCGATCTGGCGACGATGCGTGTGGTCGGATTCACGAAACAAGAAGTATCGATCGTGTTGCTGGGGGAAATTATGTTGTTCACGCTGGCGGCGATTCCGCTGGGGTGTTTGTTCGGCTACGGCTTGGCCGGCGTGATGGCGGCAGGGCTGGATACTGATAACTATCGAATTCCGTTGATCATCAGCAACAGCACCTACGGTCTCGCTGCGCTCGTGATCATGGTGGCGACGTTCTTGTCAGGGATGGTGGTGCAGCGTCGCATCAACGGCTTAGATTTGGTCGGCGTGTTGAAGACGCGGGAATAG
- a CDS encoding alpha/beta hydrolase family protein produces the protein MRTSLQFIFLLVYASVAACCQGQEVTISPDVVYGHKSGLAMTCDVFTPEQDANGAAVLFMVSGGWFSNWSPPEQTQHMFKPLTDKGFTVFAVRHGSSPKFSIAEAVDDVRRSVRFIRGNADRFEVDPDRIGVFGMSAGGHLSLMLGTASDEGNAESKDPVEHISDRVNAVVAYVAPTDLRVMAKDAPDRLPAYDRFPALEIDAKSATADSPIIFVTADDAPTLLLAGAKDDLVPISYSRNIEAAFEKAGVTSELIEFENAGHGFGGEDAKKATEAMVNWFVTHLDK, from the coding sequence ATGAGAACCTCGCTGCAATTTATCTTTTTGCTCGTCTACGCATCCGTGGCGGCTTGTTGCCAGGGCCAGGAAGTCACGATTTCGCCGGATGTCGTTTACGGACACAAGTCGGGTCTCGCGATGACTTGCGATGTGTTCACGCCAGAACAGGATGCTAACGGAGCCGCCGTGCTGTTCATGGTCAGTGGGGGATGGTTTTCCAATTGGTCACCACCCGAACAGACTCAGCATATGTTCAAGCCGTTGACCGACAAAGGCTTCACCGTTTTCGCCGTCCGGCACGGTAGCAGTCCGAAATTCTCCATCGCCGAAGCCGTCGACGATGTCCGTCGCAGCGTCCGCTTCATTCGCGGGAACGCCGATCGCTTCGAAGTAGATCCTGACCGAATCGGTGTGTTCGGCATGAGTGCGGGTGGCCACTTGTCGTTGATGTTGGGAACAGCATCCGATGAAGGGAACGCCGAATCGAAAGATCCAGTCGAACATATCAGTGATCGCGTGAATGCTGTCGTTGCGTATGTCGCCCCCACCGATCTGCGGGTCATGGCCAAAGACGCGCCCGATCGTCTGCCCGCCTACGATCGTTTTCCGGCACTCGAAATCGACGCCAAGTCGGCCACTGCCGACTCACCAATCATTTTTGTCACCGCCGACGACGCACCGACACTTTTGCTGGCTGGGGCGAAAGACGATCTGGTCCCAATCTCGTACAGTCGCAACATCGAGGCCGCTTTTGAAAAAGCCGGTGTGACAAGCGAGTTGATCGAGTTCGAAAACGCAGGTCATGGTTTCGGCGGCGAAGATGCAAAAAAGGCGACCGAAGCGATGGTAAACTGGTTCGTCACGCATCTTGATAAGTAG
- a CDS encoding efflux RND transporter periplasmic adaptor subunit, with the protein MKFSIQTLLLGVLVVALGIVGYLSLSPSAVDVEFATATIGPLRVAVFEDGKTRVREKYTVSAPVSGRISRIELNAGDYCNEKTLLAVILPSAPAILDARSRAEANARVQAAQSAVERAKSSGEQAKISHDLSEAKFDRVEKLLASQAVSRDEYDIAKAELLASEQAIQTTRFDQEIATFELDMAKAAVSQFNGDNDEPSANPFEIYAPISGRVLRVIQESSAVVTVGTPLIELGDPSNLEIEIDVLSTDAVRIKPGSEMTVEHWGGGSPLKGYVRVVEPAAFTKISSLGVEEQRVNVIADFNELPERIASLGDGYRVEASITVNELDEALLIPNSALFRHQRAWHVLSIVDNQATLQPVTIGLQNDSQTQITKGLDEGDCVIVYPSDTLKPGTAVRAVATAANIAVSAQSSR; encoded by the coding sequence ATGAAATTTTCAATCCAAACGCTTCTGCTTGGTGTCCTCGTCGTTGCGCTGGGCATCGTGGGTTACCTTTCGCTCAGTCCGTCGGCGGTCGACGTGGAGTTTGCGACGGCGACGATTGGCCCCCTGCGGGTGGCGGTTTTCGAAGACGGAAAGACACGAGTTCGCGAGAAATACACGGTGTCGGCTCCCGTGTCAGGACGGATTTCACGAATTGAACTGAACGCAGGCGACTACTGCAACGAAAAAACTTTGCTGGCAGTGATCTTGCCGAGTGCGCCTGCGATCTTGGACGCCAGATCGCGCGCGGAAGCCAACGCAAGAGTACAGGCGGCTCAATCGGCAGTCGAGCGTGCCAAGTCGAGTGGCGAGCAGGCGAAGATCAGTCACGATCTGAGTGAGGCAAAGTTTGATCGAGTTGAAAAGTTGTTGGCCTCGCAAGCCGTCTCGCGTGACGAGTACGACATCGCCAAGGCTGAACTACTGGCCAGCGAACAGGCGATCCAAACGACTCGATTTGATCAAGAGATTGCGACGTTCGAGTTGGACATGGCGAAAGCTGCCGTCAGCCAGTTTAATGGTGACAACGATGAGCCCTCAGCCAATCCATTCGAAATTTATGCACCGATTTCAGGCCGAGTGCTCCGAGTGATTCAAGAAAGTTCAGCAGTCGTTACTGTCGGTACACCGCTAATCGAACTGGGGGACCCGAGCAATTTGGAGATCGAGATCGATGTGCTATCCACCGATGCAGTACGGATCAAACCGGGCAGCGAAATGACCGTTGAACACTGGGGAGGCGGATCGCCGCTGAAGGGATACGTGCGCGTCGTCGAGCCAGCGGCTTTTACGAAAATTTCTTCGCTAGGCGTGGAAGAGCAACGCGTCAACGTGATCGCTGATTTTAACGAACTGCCCGAACGAATTGCCTCGCTCGGCGATGGCTATCGCGTGGAAGCAAGCATCACGGTGAACGAATTGGACGAAGCACTGTTGATTCCCAACAGCGCACTTTTTCGACACCAACGTGCCTGGCACGTCCTGTCGATCGTCGACAACCAAGCGACCCTGCAGCCTGTTACGATTGGTCTGCAAAACGATTCGCAAACACAAATCACGAAGGGACTTGATGAAGGCGATTGCGTCATCGTCTACCCCAGCGACACGTTAAAACCAGGAACCGCGGTGCGCGCGGTCGCGACTGCGGCTAACATTGCTGTGTCTGCTCAATCGTCACGTTGA
- a CDS encoding ABC transporter ATP-binding protein produces the protein MALIELNDVRRVYDLGEVKVHALRTVTRNIELGEYIALIGASGSGKSTLMNTLGCLDRPTHGSYLLDGEEVVTMNRDQRAKIRNNQLGFVFQSFNLLNRTSALENVELPLMYGKKIPARERRDRSMEMLGKVGLADRYHHHPSQLSGGQQQRVAIARALVNRPSILMGDEPTGNLDSKTSREVIELFRELNEEQKITVILVTHDQNVARNAKRTIVLRDGEVVEDTNDFALAKAALEYDPTLNT, from the coding sequence ATGGCTTTGATCGAGCTCAATGACGTGCGCCGCGTCTATGACTTGGGCGAAGTCAAAGTTCACGCACTTCGCACCGTCACGCGAAACATCGAGCTTGGCGAATACATTGCTCTGATTGGTGCGTCGGGCAGCGGCAAGTCGACGTTGATGAACACGCTCGGTTGTCTCGACCGGCCGACGCATGGCAGCTATCTGTTAGATGGCGAAGAAGTTGTGACGATGAACCGCGATCAGCGCGCCAAGATTCGCAACAATCAGCTAGGCTTTGTCTTCCAGAGTTTCAACTTGCTGAACCGAACATCGGCGCTCGAAAACGTTGAACTGCCCTTGATGTACGGAAAGAAGATTCCGGCTCGCGAGCGACGTGATCGCTCGATGGAGATGCTTGGCAAGGTCGGCTTGGCGGATCGTTATCATCACCACCCCAGTCAGCTTTCCGGTGGACAACAGCAACGTGTCGCGATCGCGCGGGCGCTGGTGAATCGTCCTTCGATTCTGATGGGCGACGAACCAACGGGTAACTTGGACTCGAAGACCAGCCGCGAGGTGATCGAATTGTTCCGCGAATTGAACGAGGAACAAAAGATTACAGTGATTTTGGTCACGCATGACCAGAACGTCGCTCGGAATGCAAAGCGAACCATCGTCCTGCGTGACGGCGAAGTGGTCGAAGACACCAATGACTTTGCGTTGGCAAAGGCGGCTCTCGAATATGACCCCACGCTGAACACGTAA